In Thermodesulfobacteriota bacterium, the sequence TACTGTGTATTGAGATCTCCACATGTAGATAAAAATTCAAGAGAGCATTTTGAGATAAGGACACATAAGAGAATAGTTGATATACTGGAACCCACACAACAAACCATAGATGCCCTGATGAAACTGGATTTGGCTTCAGGGGTTGAAGTGGAAATTAAACTTACTAGTGCGTGATTTTTCATGATACAGGGAATAATTGGCCGAAAGATTGGTATGACGGAATTATTTATGGAAGATG encodes:
- the rpsJ gene encoding 30S ribosomal protein S10 gives rise to the protein MSRAAKIRIKLKSFDHRLLDKSAIEILDTAKRTGAKVAGPVPLPTHISRYCVLRSPHVDKNSREHFEIRTHKRIVDILEPTQQTIDALMKLDLASGVEVEIKLTSA